The DNA region TGCCAAAAATAATAACATCTTATAATGAATTTAAAGAAAAATATAAAATTTAGGGGGTGTGGTGACACTTTTGTTTTTAATAAAAAGTTAACAATTGCTATTTAGAGCTATATTTCAGCATTATCTCTTTTTCTGAAAAAAATAACTGTCAAACTCAGGAAAAACTCCAGCAAAAGCTGGAGTTATATTTTTTCAATAATATAATCTTCAATATTTCTTTTTTCTGAATTGATGTTTATTCCTATTATATATATTTCTTTTCCAATGTATTTTTCATAATATTTCTTTTCTTTTATCTGGTTTATCGCATCAATTGCACTTTTATCCACTTTTATTTCAAAAAGATATATCCTTTCATCAAAATCTATTACAAGATCGCTTCGTCCTAAGTTTGTTAATTCTTCTGCTTTTACATCTATTCCTGCTGATGCTATTATTGTAAATAT from Marinitoga sp. 1197 includes:
- a CDS encoding PD-(D/E)XK nuclease domain-containing protein; the protein is YHFLIFCPNLVRGEYDYKPKEEAYERVYEIYEKIERNDIKGLIEEIKKIISAIPYNLHKKEEKYYHSLIFTIIASAGIDVKAEELTNLGRSDLVIDFDERIYLFEIKVDKSAIDAINQIKEKKYYEKYIGKEIYIIGININSEKRNIEDYIIEKI